The following are from one region of the Biomphalaria glabrata chromosome 12, xgBioGlab47.1, whole genome shotgun sequence genome:
- the LOC106056168 gene encoding turripeptide Gsp9.3-like isoform X1, producing the protein MFKLLFYLTFFLLGSAVRDVSGQVTQPPCNLACTFIYRPVCASNGLTYANICTMESISCIDSLGLTLRHEGPCV; encoded by the exons ATGTTTAAGCTATTATTTTATCTAACATTTTTTCTTCTCGGCTCTG CTGTGAGAGACGTAAGTGGCCAGGTGACACAGCCGCCATGTAACCTTGCCTGTACGTTTATCTACAGGCCAGTTTGTGCTAGCAATGGCTTGACTTATGCCAATATCTGTACCATGGAGTCCATCTCCTGCAT agaCAGTCTTGGCCTCACACTGAGACACGAAGGTCCCTGTGTCTGA